One Streptosporangium becharense genomic window, GTGCGCGGGCTTCCGTTCAAGGCCGAGGAACTGGCCGGCGTGATCCAGGACGTGATCGACAGTGAGTGAGATCAAGAACGGCAGGGGCCTGTCTCTTGTCCCGAAGGCCGAGGCCAAGCTCGGGATGAAGGACTTCAAGTCCGACCAGGAGGTCCGCTGGTGCCCGGGATGCGGTGACTACGCCATCCTGGCCGCGGTGCAGTCGTTCGTGCCGGAGCTCGGGCTCAAGCGCGAGAACATGGTGTTCGTCTCGGGCATCGGCTGCTCCTCCCGGTTCCCGTACTACATGAACACCTACGGGTTCCACTCGATCCACGGCCGCGCTCCGGCGATCGCCACCGGCCTGGCCGCGTCGCGCCCCGACCTGTCCGTGTGGGTGATCACCGGTGACGGTGACTCGCTGTCCATCGGCGGCAACCACCTCATCCACGCGCTGCGCCGCAACGTCAACCTGAACATCCTGCTGTTCAACAACAGGATCTACGGCCTGACGAAGGGCCAGTACTCCCCGACCTCCGAGGTCGGGAAGATCACCAAGTCCACCCCGATGGGCTCGCTGGACAAGCCGTTCAACCCGGTCTCGCTGGCCATCGGCGCCGAGGCGTCCTTCGTGGCCAGGACCATCGACTCCGACCGCAAGCACCTGCAGTCGGTGCTGCGCGAGGCCGCCGAGCACAACGGCACCTCGCTGGTCGAGATCTACCAGAACTGCAACATCTTCAACGACGGCGCCTTCGACCAGCTGAAGGACCCGGAGCTGCGCGACGACATCACCCTGCGCCTGGAGCACGGCCGGCCGATCGTGTCCGCCTCCAAGGCGGTGCGGCGCACGGCCGACGGAAGCCTCGAGGTCGTCCCGAGGTCCTCGGTGAGCGAGGACGAGATCCTCGTCCACGACGCCCACCGTGCCGACCCGTCGCTGGCCTTCGCGCTCTCCCGGCTGGACGAGCCCGCCTTCGAGCACGTCCCGATCGGCGTCTTCCGCAGCGTCGACCGCCCCTCCTACGACGAGCTCATGGCCCGTCAGCTGGAGGAGGCCGTCGCGGGCAAGGGCGCCGGTGACCTGGACGACCTGCTGCTGGCCGGCGACACCTGGCGCATCGGCTGAGACTCGGCCGGAGACGGCGTACCACCCGGCACACACGCGGAGCCCGCTCCCTCGGAGCGGGCTCCGTCGTTTTCGCCGGGGTCATGGTGCCGGGGCCGCCGGGTGGCCCGGAACCGGGGCGTCCGTGCCGCCGCGCCCGCCCATCCGGTGGTGGCAGCCGCCCCGCAGGGTCCCGCCAGCGCGTCCCGGGCCCGCCGGCGCCGGGGCGGAGTTCGGCGCGGGACTCCCGGATCTCCCTTCGGTGCGGTATGAATCTCCCCGGACCGTCCGGCGCCGTTTCCCGCGGCGGGACAGGCGGGTCCGCACAGTGAGAGCTCCCGGCAGAACTCGTCCCGAACGAGGAGAACGCACATGCTCAACACGGCGGCACACACCCCCGAACCCGGAACGGAAGATCACTGGCGCGGCAGGTCCGTCCTGGTGACGGGCGCCACCGGTTTCATCGGCGCCCACCTGGTCCGCCGCCTCGGCGCGCTCGGCGCCGAGGTCCACGCGGTCAGCCGCAGGCCCCACGTCCGGCACGGTGAACGCGTCCGGCAGGGCGAAGGCGCGCGGCCCGGCGGAGCGTCCGTGGATCCGGTCTGGCACGTCGCCGACGTCGGCGACGCCCGAGCGGTCGGGGAACTGGTGGAGAAGTCCCGGCCCGACGTCGTCTTCCACCTGGCCAGCGAGGTGGCGGGGGCCCGTGACCGGCGGCTGGTCCTGCCGATGATGCGCGCCAACCTCGCCAGTGTGGTGAACCTGCTCACCGCCGTCTCCGAGACGCCGGGGACGAGGCTGGTGCTCGCCGGGTCGTCGGAGGAGCCCCGGGCCGAGGAGGGCGAGACGGTGCCGTCCTCGCCCTACGCGGTGGCCAAGTGGGCCGCCGCCGGGTACGCGCGGATGTTCCACCGGCTGTGGGACGTCCCGGTCGTCAACCTGCGGATCGGTATGGTCTACGGGCCCGGCCAGGCCGACACGCGCAAGCTCGTGCCGTACGTGACGCTCGCGCTGCTGCGGGGCGAGGCGCCGGAGCTCTCCAGCGGGACGCGTGAGCTCGACTGGATCCACGTCGACGACGTGGTCGACGCCTTCCTCGCCGCCGCGCGGGCGGACGGGGCCGCGGGGCGGGACTTCGACATCGGCAGCGGTACCCGGACGTCGATCCGCGACACCGTGGAGCTCCTGGCCCGGATCGTCGGCTCCTCCGTGCGTCCCCGGTACGGCGCCATCGGGGACCGCGCGCTGGACAGCGCCCGGATCGCCGACCTCGTCCCGGCCGCCGACGTGCTGGGGTGGTGCCCGCGCGTCGAGCTGGAGGCGGGGCTGCGGCAGACCGTCGACTGGTACGCCCGCCCCCTGTGAGAACCCCCGGGTCACCGGCCGGTGCGCCGCCCCATGGCACCGGCCGGTGCGTCCGCCTCCCGCGAGGCCCGGAAGCCGCCGGCCGGTGTGTCCACGTCAGATCAGACCCTTCACGCCATAACCGGATATCAGTATGAGTACAGACCGTAAT contains:
- a CDS encoding NAD-dependent epimerase/dehydratase family protein, producing the protein MLNTAAHTPEPGTEDHWRGRSVLVTGATGFIGAHLVRRLGALGAEVHAVSRRPHVRHGERVRQGEGARPGGASVDPVWHVADVGDARAVGELVEKSRPDVVFHLASEVAGARDRRLVLPMMRANLASVVNLLTAVSETPGTRLVLAGSSEEPRAEEGETVPSSPYAVAKWAAAGYARMFHRLWDVPVVNLRIGMVYGPGQADTRKLVPYVTLALLRGEAPELSSGTRELDWIHVDDVVDAFLAAARADGAAGRDFDIGSGTRTSIRDTVELLARIVGSSVRPRYGAIGDRALDSARIADLVPAADVLGWCPRVELEAGLRQTVDWYARPL
- a CDS encoding 2-oxoacid:ferredoxin oxidoreductase subunit beta; amino-acid sequence: MSEIKNGRGLSLVPKAEAKLGMKDFKSDQEVRWCPGCGDYAILAAVQSFVPELGLKRENMVFVSGIGCSSRFPYYMNTYGFHSIHGRAPAIATGLAASRPDLSVWVITGDGDSLSIGGNHLIHALRRNVNLNILLFNNRIYGLTKGQYSPTSEVGKITKSTPMGSLDKPFNPVSLAIGAEASFVARTIDSDRKHLQSVLREAAEHNGTSLVEIYQNCNIFNDGAFDQLKDPELRDDITLRLEHGRPIVSASKAVRRTADGSLEVVPRSSVSEDEILVHDAHRADPSLAFALSRLDEPAFEHVPIGVFRSVDRPSYDELMARQLEEAVAGKGAGDLDDLLLAGDTWRIG